The genomic DNA GTTTTTTCCTTACGGATTATCCCATAAGCAATCAATCCAACAAAAACAACCACAATTCCAAAATAAAAAACTTGGTAAAAGGACAATTTTATAAATCCGCCTTTTTTCCTCGGCTTTACCTTCGCTTCTGGTTTTTCCTTCTTAACTGCTTCAGGTTCAGTTATCTTATAATCAATTTCCACGCTTCTTTTCACTTCGGTTGACACAATCTCTCCGCTCAATTTAGAACCGCAACTAACACAAAATTTATATTCAGGCTGATTTTCAAAACCGCAAATTTCACAGATGATAACTTTTGCTTGTTCTTCGCTCAGCCTTGCTCCACATTTGAAGCAAAACTTTGCCTCCTCTGGTAAAATTGTGCCACAAACTTGACATTTCTTTTCTGCCATAGTTAAATATAGTTTAGTTTAAACTTTCACCTTCACCCTGGTTCTTGATACCCTTCTCCTCAAGGATTTTGTCACGCAAACTTTCAATGACCATCTGTTTAAATTCTCTTGTCGGTTTAAAATCGGGAACATACCTATCATCAAGTGGAACTATCTCGCCTTTCTTCGGATTTCGTGCAATTCTTGCCTTCCTTTTAACAACTCTGAATGTCCCGAATCCTCTTATTTGAACATAATCACCTTTTTTAAGTGAATCCATGATTATTGCGATAGCTCCATCAATTACCCTCTCAACCTCTTCAACTGTTAAGCCAATTTGTTCCGCCAGAATTCGGACAAGTTCTGTTTTTGTCAATTTCTAATCCTAATTTTATTTTAAAATAAATTCACTTCTATATTGCAAAATAGGTTGGTTTAGAAGCAAACTTTTTATCTCCTCAATATTTTCAAGAGTTTTTGACTCCAAGAGAATATCCATAAGTCCAGTTTTTTTCTTCTCTTTGACAATTTTTGGCTCACCTTTTATCCCAGCCATATTAGCAGCGATTTTTATAGCATCCTCAAGTGTTCCAAGTGTATCAACAAGCCCTATTTCAAACGCTTGTCTTCCTGTAAAGATTCTTCCATCAGCGATTTTTAAAACATCTTCCTTTTTCATCCTCCTCTCATCAGCGACATGATTCACAAATTGTTCATATACATCGTTTATCACACCCTGAAAATATCTTTTTTCTTCATCTGTTAACCCGCGATATGGATTCCCCGAATCTTTAAATTTTCCACTTTTTATAATCTCAAATTCAACTCCAATTTTATCAAGCAATTTTCGCAGGTTTGGGAACTGTGCAATCACGCCTATACTCCCAGTTATAGTCCCCGGGTTTGCAACGATTTTGCTTCCACCAAGGGAAACATAATAACCCCCGCTTGCTGCAACAGAACCCATTGAAACAACCACAGGTTTTTTCTCTCTTGCCTTTTTCAACTCCTGATATATTTCCTCGCTTGCAGAAACACCACCACCTGGAGAATCAACATAGAAAACGATCGCTTTAACCCTTGAACTTTTCACATATTTTTTAATTTGTTTGACTATATCTTCCGAGCTCAATATAACTCCCTTCAATTCAATCAAAGCAACCTTATCCTTGCCAGTATCAGTTTCCTCATCTTCAGAAACAGGTTTTAGTGAACTCACAAGTGTAAAAAAACCAAGCGACACAAATAAAACTGATAGTGCCAATATAATTCCAATTATTCCGAGAAACCATCTCGCTTCTTTGCTCATGTTCAGACGATATTTATTTTAATCTTGATAAATTTTACAAAAAATTTAATTAAAAATCAATTAAAAAATTTCAACCGAAACAAGAGACCGAAGGGCAAATTTAGGTAGATTATTTTGCGTGAGATATACAAAACTTGTATATTTTCTTAAAAACAAAGTTTTCTCAACTTGCATTAACGAATCTATGTCAGAAAAAATTTTTAATTACCTAACCAAAATACTTGACCCCGAATCGGCAAGACTCGTGTTAAAGATGTATAAACTTAATATACCGCTTACAATTAGAACTAACACGCTTAAAATATCTTCCTCAAAATTAAAAGAACGCCTTGAAAGCAAAGGCTTTAAACTTCGTGAAATTGCTTTCATTCCAGATTCATTCATTGTAGTTGAAGAGCCTTTCCCTATTTCAAAAACACTTGAGCATTTTGCTGGTTTTTTCTACATGCAAAGTCTATCCTCAATGCTTCCTTCTCTTGCTCTTGAGCCAGAGCCAGATGAATTCGTACTTGATATCGCCTCAGCTCCGGGTTCAAAAACGACACATATAGCGCAACTTATGAAAAACACAGGGATAATTATCGCAAATGATATCTCCTTTGAGAGATTGAAAGTTGTCGCTCATCAGATAGAACGACTCGGAATCTTGAACACTGCCATAACCTCAATTGATGGGAATAGATTTGGGAATCTTCTTCCTGAAGTTTTTGATCGTGCCCTCGTGGATGCCCCATGTTCAGCCCTTGGAATAATATCAAAGTCAAATGAAGTTTTAACCTGGTGGAACATTGATGAAGTTAGACGATTGAGCAACAAGCAATACCAGCTTCTTACAAGCGCAATCAAATCCGTAAAACCTGACGGAGTTATAGTTTATTCAACCTGCACTTTAACCGTTGAAGAGAATGAGCTGATGATAGATTCAGTTTTAAAAAAATTCCCCCTTGAAATTGAGGAAATAAATTATAAGACGGTTGATTTTGATGAAGGAATAACTTTTTATGATGGGCTTCCGCTTGATGAAAGACTAAAAAAAGCTGTTAGAATTTATCCGTTTAAATCAAATACGGAAGGTTTCTTCATAGCAAGGTTAAGGAAAACCGATTCAACTTTTTCTAAATCCCCTGAATTTTCCGATATAGGTAATAGAGTATCTCACGAAAAAATGCGTTTTTTAACCGCCGATGATAAAGATTTAAAAGAAGCGCTTAAATTCTTAACTGATGAATTCGGAATTGACGAAAATATATGGAGTAAATTTGTATATTATTTCAAGAATGATGAGATATGGTTTTGCTCACCTGGATGGAAAAAATTCCTAACACTTGATTTTTCAGGCATAGATAAAAATTTCAAGCATCACCTTATGTCAAGCATAATTCAGAGAGTTGGGCTGAAACTTGCAAAATCAGTTAAAAAAGCGCAGTGGAAAATTTCAACAAGTGCGCTTCAAATTTTATCACCATTCGTTGTTAAAAATATAATTGAACTTCAAAACGAAGATCAAGCACGCATCTTCATAAATGGCGGGGTTGTCAAAAACCCAGATTTGAACTTTAGACCTGGCACATATACAGCCGTAAATTTTGACGGAATAACGCTCGGTTGCGGGCTCGTGACAAAGGAAGGATTGAAAAGTCAAATTCCAAAAGGAAGACGAACCGTGGAGGTTGAGGTGATGTGAAATGG from Candidatus Kryptobacter tengchongensis includes the following:
- a CDS encoding DNA-binding protein HU-beta, which translates into the protein MTKTELVRILAEQIGLTVEEVERVIDGAIAIIMDSLKKGDYVQIRGFGTFRVVKRKARIARNPKKGEIVPLDDRYVPDFKPTREFKQMVIESLRDKILEEKGIKNQGEGESLN
- a CDS encoding 16S rRNA (cytosine1407-C5)-methyltransferase, producing the protein MSEKIFNYLTKILDPESARLVLKMYKLNIPLTIRTNTLKISSSKLKERLESKGFKLREIAFIPDSFIVVEEPFPISKTLEHFAGFFYMQSLSSMLPSLALEPEPDEFVLDIASAPGSKTTHIAQLMKNTGIIIANDISFERLKVVAHQIERLGILNTAITSIDGNRFGNLLPEVFDRALVDAPCSALGIISKSNEVLTWWNIDEVRRLSNKQYQLLTSAIKSVKPDGVIVYSTCTLTVEENELMIDSVLKKFPLEIEEINYKTVDFDEGITFYDGLPLDERLKKAVRIYPFKSNTEGFFIARLRKTDSTFSKSPEFSDIGNRVSHEKMRFLTADDKDLKEALKFLTDEFGIDENIWSKFVYYFKNDEIWFCSPGWKKFLTLDFSGIDKNFKHHLMSSIIQRVGLKLAKSVKKAQWKISTSALQILSPFVVKNIIELQNEDQARIFINGGVVKNPDLNFRPGTYTAVNFDGITLGCGLVTKEGLKSQIPKGRRTVEVEVM
- a CDS encoding protease-4, yielding MSKEARWFLGIIGIILALSVLFVSLGFFTLVSSLKPVSEDEETDTGKDKVALIELKGVILSSEDIVKQIKKYVKSSRVKAIVFYVDSPGGGVSASEEIYQELKKAREKKPVVVSMGSVAASGGYYVSLGGSKIVANPGTITGSIGVIAQFPNLRKLLDKIGVEFEIIKSGKFKDSGNPYRGLTDEEKRYFQGVINDVYEQFVNHVADERRMKKEDVLKIADGRIFTGRQAFEIGLVDTLGTLEDAIKIAANMAGIKGEPKIVKEKKKTGLMDILLESKTLENIEEIKSLLLNQPILQYRSEFILK